One Methylocaldum marinum DNA window includes the following coding sequences:
- a CDS encoding DUF3047 domain-containing protein, with product MSDTLHRNEFQKPFETLLSRLSKEELKAHAFIDVPSDRKPWLDTGIDLSSGERVTTFAVGKTCLKGTDLWFGADFQLWCRIGPDGEIFRGTRASHTFVVEKPGRLYLASYFPGEWATRTGELATPDEVYEQASGSLTALILCWRVEPLVGLKKLAALGDVDGLIASEIDRLSDPVVPPAGWSYLWFVGPAEIYRPCRTPEKTFAICCHTHRDVGLLQKDVSLPLEPNTRLRWAWRMDRLPSEVREDTLATHDYLSIAVEFDNGQDITYYWSAELPVGTAFRCPIPTWTARETHVAIRSGREGLGEWFSEERNVHRDYLDFIGGAAPARIVRVWLIALSLLQGREGECRYADIAFVTDEGVTPIQ from the coding sequence ATGAGCGACACACTGCATCGGAACGAATTTCAAAAGCCCTTCGAGACCCTGCTGAGCCGGCTCTCAAAGGAAGAGTTGAAGGCTCACGCTTTCATCGACGTGCCCTCGGATCGAAAACCCTGGCTGGACACCGGCATCGACTTGTCCTCGGGCGAGCGGGTCACGACCTTTGCCGTGGGCAAGACCTGTCTCAAGGGCACGGATCTCTGGTTCGGCGCCGATTTTCAGCTTTGGTGCCGCATCGGTCCGGACGGCGAGATCTTCCGCGGCACCCGGGCGAGCCACACGTTCGTTGTCGAGAAACCCGGACGGCTCTATCTCGCCAGTTATTTTCCGGGCGAATGGGCCACCCGAACCGGCGAACTGGCGACGCCGGATGAAGTCTACGAGCAAGCGAGCGGAAGCCTAACGGCCTTGATCTTGTGCTGGCGGGTCGAACCCCTTGTCGGGCTGAAAAAGCTGGCCGCGCTGGGCGACGTGGACGGCCTGATCGCATCCGAGATCGACCGCCTGAGCGATCCGGTGGTTCCGCCGGCAGGCTGGAGCTATCTGTGGTTCGTGGGGCCCGCGGAAATCTACCGGCCGTGCCGGACGCCGGAAAAGACATTCGCGATTTGTTGCCACACGCATCGGGACGTGGGCTTGTTGCAGAAGGACGTTTCCCTGCCGCTCGAGCCGAACACGCGCCTGCGCTGGGCCTGGCGCATGGACCGCCTGCCCTCGGAGGTGCGCGAGGACACCCTCGCGACCCATGATTATCTGAGCATCGCCGTGGAGTTCGACAACGGCCAGGACATAACCTATTACTGGAGCGCCGAACTGCCCGTGGGCACTGCCTTCCGCTGTCCGATTCCCACCTGGACCGCGCGCGAAACCCATGTGGCGATCCGTTCCGGCCGCGAGGGTCTGGGGGAATGGTTCAGCGAGGAGCGGAACGTTCACCGCGATTACCTGGACTTCATCGGCGGCGCGGCGCCGGCCCGCATCGTGCGGGTGTGGCTGATAGCGCTGAGTTTGCTCCAGGGCCGGGAAGGAGAATGCCGGTATGCCGACATCGCGTTCGTGACCGACGAAGGCGTGACGCCGATA